From a single Sphingomonas sp. OV641 genomic region:
- the kdpC gene encoding potassium-transporting ATPase subunit KdpC, with protein MGKDFSSALRPAIVMTILFAALLGLAYPLAMTGIGQALFPEQANGSLVRGANGTVIGSRIVGQAFTADGYFQTRPSAAGSGYDGLASSGSNLGPTSQALADRVRADVAARRAEGVTGPLPADLATASGSGLDPDLSPEAALAQAARVARVRGLPPAEVRALVAGETRASPLGAPHVNVLALNQALDRLARDRGSGARSD; from the coding sequence ATGGGTAAGGATTTCTCCTCCGCATTGCGGCCGGCGATCGTGATGACGATCCTGTTCGCCGCCCTGCTCGGACTCGCCTATCCGCTGGCGATGACGGGGATCGGCCAGGCGCTGTTCCCGGAACAGGCGAACGGCAGCCTGGTGCGCGGCGCCAACGGGACGGTGATCGGATCGCGCATCGTGGGCCAGGCCTTCACCGCCGATGGTTATTTCCAGACGCGCCCTTCGGCGGCGGGAAGCGGCTATGACGGGCTCGCCTCCTCGGGATCGAACCTCGGGCCGACATCGCAGGCGCTGGCCGACCGGGTGCGCGCCGATGTCGCCGCGCGCCGGGCCGAGGGCGTGACGGGGCCGCTGCCGGCCGACCTTGCCACCGCCAGCGGATCGGGGCTGGACCCGGACCTGTCGCCGGAAGCCGCACTGGCGCAGGCGGCGCGCGTGGCGCGGGTGCGCGGGCTGCCGCCGGCGGAGGTGCGCGCGCTGGTGGCCGGTGAGACGCGCGCCTCGCCGCTGGGCGCGCCGCATGTGAACGTGCTGGCGCTCAACCAGGCGCTCGACCGGCTGGCGCGTGATCGCGGGTCGGGGGCGCGCAGCGACTGA